Proteins encoded in a region of the Atopobium sp. oral taxon 416 genome:
- a CDS encoding PTS sugar transporter subunit IIA, whose amino-acid sequence MSKSNEIFTPDHVFLDLDAKSKRNVFECVSKMAEKVGVTNSASSLCDAIAEREEEGMTGLMDGFAIPHAKTSVVSRPSMFYVRTKHPLEWETLDGEGVSSLFALVSPDGDEGGSHLKMLSALATCLLEDDFKETVKRLGTADELVSYVNDCIAKESDER is encoded by the coding sequence GTGAGCAAGAGCAACGAAATCTTTACACCTGACCACGTGTTTCTTGACCTTGACGCCAAGAGCAAGCGCAACGTCTTCGAATGCGTTTCGAAGATGGCCGAGAAGGTGGGCGTCACCAACTCCGCTTCCAGCCTTTGCGATGCAATTGCCGAACGTGAAGAGGAGGGCATGACGGGGCTGATGGACGGATTTGCGATACCGCATGCCAAGACTAGCGTGGTGAGTCGCCCCTCCATGTTCTACGTGAGGACCAAGCATCCATTGGAGTGGGAGACCCTCGATGGCGAGGGCGTCTCGAGCCTCTTCGCGTTGGTCTCACCGGATGGCGACGAGGGAGGCTCGCATCTGAAGATGCTTTCCGCATTGGCGACGTGCCTTCTAGAAGACGATTTCAAAGAGACGGTCAAGAGACTCGGAACAGCGGATGAGCTTGTCTCATACGTCAACGATTGCATTGCAAAGGAGAGTGACGAGAGATGA
- a CDS encoding PTS fructose transporter subunit IIB codes for MKVVGVSACPAGLAHTPMAAKALMKAGEKLGWDVKIEQQGAMGSINKVSREEASQADFVVIASDQKIREMDRFEGKPTMRVDINTCIKAPEAVLKKCASAARAYQGK; via the coding sequence ATGAAGGTCGTAGGAGTGTCTGCCTGCCCGGCTGGTCTCGCGCATACGCCAATGGCCGCGAAGGCGCTCATGAAGGCCGGCGAGAAGCTCGGTTGGGACGTGAAGATCGAGCAGCAGGGTGCCATGGGGTCCATCAACAAGGTGTCTCGCGAGGAGGCGAGCCAAGCCGACTTCGTCGTGATTGCATCCGACCAGAAGATCAGGGAGATGGACCGCTTTGAAGGCAAGCCGACAATGCGCGTGGACATCAACACCTGCATCAAGGCTCCGGAGGCTGTGTTGAAGAAGTGTGCCAGCGCCGCGAGAGCATATCAGGGCAAGTAA
- a CDS encoding PTS fructose transporter subunit IIC has protein sequence MKQFFKEAKGHLMTGIGYMLPMIIGSSLVVAIPTLIGLAMGVTSLTDDLTGFPGFLYRLQQVGWTGIGLVNTVLAAFVGYSIADKPGLAAGLVGGAMATSTKAGFIGAVIYAFIGGYTVRWAIKRIHVQEKYMAVMPNVVLPFLATGLVAIVAVILATPLSAINNAIVAWLETMCKSGTSKVIMAAVLGAMIGFDMGGPVNKAAWMAGNVLLAEGIYTPSVFINCAITIPPLGYAIAAVIRKARFSDSLRDSASGNWVMSFIGITEGAIPFTLVKPSRLIPINVIGSALGATVCALLGSDATIPPLGGWYGVITMQNPWGYLIGIAVGGLFIALVATALVDFNVDPDAEEESVDEDDIEISFE, from the coding sequence ATGAAGCAGTTCTTTAAAGAGGCGAAAGGCCACCTGATGACGGGCATTGGCTACATGCTGCCAATGATCATCGGCTCGTCGCTGGTCGTCGCAATCCCAACGCTTATTGGGCTTGCAATGGGAGTTACCTCTCTTACGGATGATTTGACAGGTTTCCCCGGATTCCTATATCGGCTTCAGCAGGTTGGCTGGACAGGCATCGGTCTTGTCAATACCGTTCTCGCCGCATTCGTTGGCTACTCGATTGCGGATAAGCCCGGCCTTGCCGCGGGTCTGGTCGGCGGAGCCATGGCTACTTCCACGAAGGCCGGCTTCATTGGAGCCGTTATCTACGCCTTCATCGGCGGCTACACGGTGCGCTGGGCAATCAAGCGCATTCACGTGCAGGAGAAGTACATGGCAGTCATGCCAAATGTTGTCCTTCCATTTCTGGCCACTGGGCTGGTTGCCATCGTTGCTGTAATCCTTGCCACTCCACTTTCAGCAATCAACAATGCGATTGTCGCCTGGCTTGAGACCATGTGCAAAAGTGGTACCAGCAAGGTTATCATGGCCGCTGTGCTCGGTGCGATGATAGGTTTCGATATGGGCGGCCCCGTCAACAAGGCTGCCTGGATGGCAGGCAACGTACTTCTTGCCGAGGGTATCTACACCCCGAGTGTGTTCATCAACTGCGCAATCACCATCCCGCCCTTGGGTTATGCAATCGCTGCCGTCATCCGCAAGGCTCGCTTCTCTGATTCCCTGCGTGACTCTGCCTCTGGCAACTGGGTTATGAGCTTCATTGGCATCACCGAGGGTGCCATCCCATTCACTCTGGTCAAGCCGTCACGCCTGATTCCGATCAACGTTATTGGCTCCGCGCTTGGCGCCACTGTCTGTGCCCTCCTTGGCTCTGATGCCACGATTCCTCCCTTAGGTGGTTGGTATGGTGTAATTACGATGCAGAATCCTTGGGGTTACCTCATCGGCATCGCGGTTGGTGGCCTGTTCATTGCCCTTGTTGCTACGGCGTTGGTTGACTTCAACGTTGACCCTGACGCCGAGGAGGAGAGCGTCGACGAGGATGATATCGAGATCTCGTTCGAGTAG
- a CDS encoding glycoside hydrolase family 38 C-terminal domain-containing protein, with amino-acid sequence MPHSHWDREWYFTTSRSKVYLMKDLADVLDTLEKNPDFKTWMLDGQASLLDDYLAWRPQDESRIRTLVCDGRLVVGPWYTQTDEILASGESIVRNLFYGMRRCEKLGPYMRVGYMPDSFGQSGNMPQIYRQAGFKDTLFWRGVSNDMVEKLNFMWRGDDGTVVFATQMPNGYYIGGNVPEDPDQNDVWWREQCLDRLAPRYATEHVYFPCGFDQAPIRRNLPELVAERAKRDPDNTYKMSSIPEYLADLREAVDREGVKLEEVHGELLNAKHMRIHRSIWSSRSDLKRLNTKAQFYVANVLEPTLSLSASLGNEYPKRAVEHVWKLLLENAAHDSMGSCVADFVNADVGLRYRQAMDIATSLVELHSRLIATSVDSGGAPMTVTVFNSDARPRGGVVVEHMYLPGEDFKILDEKGNPVVYTILSSRDLTDYVLSQMIRFDPSRKPYVPNKVLDAEVAIEAHGVPAMGYAQYRLVLNECSARPLRKLDRDDVLENEYYRISINADGTLRVEDRANGYVYDHQAVLVESGDDGDSFNYSPPMQDLVVRSDEGRPEVSIEGSDIYQRATIDFSMSVPKDLGERARGIRSANLSVRLTVTLRRGSRIIDLEVHVENHVLSHRLCILFDAQMATKFNFADEQFGAIRRENVHAREMALYNASLGKENEDATEGESALPANWRQNAETWQEMPVAIEPTQSYVALGNGTRGIAALPRGVREYQIVGDEENKICLTLFRTYGFMGKEDLLYRPGRASGERTMETPDAQLQGPINFDLGLLLFDGSVDDERVAEEARSYDGELRAYEYAEFLNGRLIFSEPEVDGWRSRTGSLFELEGDSIVSAVKVSEDCESDGFIIRLFNGFFDKDSTATLKFSRPVREAYLCDLREHRSGDVAFEDNLVSLPSLGRCKFLTLFVRLVSAD; translated from the coding sequence GTGCCTCACTCGCACTGGGATCGCGAGTGGTACTTCACGACTTCGAGATCGAAGGTCTATCTCATGAAGGACCTCGCCGACGTCCTCGACACCTTGGAGAAGAATCCCGATTTCAAGACATGGATGCTCGACGGTCAGGCCTCTCTCCTGGATGATTACCTCGCCTGGAGACCGCAGGACGAGAGTCGCATTAGAACCCTGGTGTGCGACGGTCGCCTGGTGGTTGGGCCTTGGTACACGCAGACCGATGAGATATTGGCAAGCGGTGAAAGCATCGTCCGGAATCTCTTCTACGGGATGAGGAGGTGTGAGAAGCTTGGGCCATACATGCGCGTGGGCTACATGCCAGACTCGTTTGGCCAATCGGGCAACATGCCCCAGATTTATCGCCAGGCGGGCTTCAAGGATACCCTCTTCTGGCGTGGTGTGTCGAATGATATGGTCGAGAAGCTAAACTTCATGTGGCGTGGGGATGATGGCACCGTTGTGTTCGCGACGCAGATGCCGAATGGCTACTACATCGGCGGCAATGTGCCCGAGGATCCTGACCAGAACGATGTGTGGTGGCGCGAGCAGTGTCTGGACAGGCTTGCTCCACGATATGCTACCGAGCACGTCTATTTTCCCTGCGGCTTCGATCAGGCTCCTATCCGCCGGAACCTTCCCGAGCTTGTTGCGGAGCGTGCGAAGCGCGATCCCGACAACACGTACAAGATGAGCAGCATCCCCGAGTATCTTGCAGACCTTCGCGAGGCGGTGGACCGGGAGGGCGTGAAGCTTGAGGAGGTGCACGGTGAACTGCTGAATGCCAAGCACATGCGCATCCACCGTTCAATCTGGTCCTCGCGCTCGGACCTCAAGAGGCTGAACACGAAAGCCCAGTTCTATGTCGCGAACGTACTGGAGCCGACGCTCTCGCTCTCGGCCAGCCTCGGAAACGAATATCCAAAGAGGGCCGTTGAGCATGTCTGGAAGCTCCTGCTCGAGAATGCAGCCCATGACTCGATGGGGTCATGCGTAGCGGACTTCGTCAATGCGGACGTCGGGCTTCGCTACAGGCAGGCGATGGACATTGCCACGAGCCTCGTCGAACTTCACAGCCGCCTGATTGCCACGAGCGTGGACTCGGGTGGTGCCCCAATGACCGTCACGGTCTTCAACTCCGATGCGCGTCCGCGCGGCGGCGTAGTCGTTGAGCACATGTATCTTCCAGGTGAGGACTTCAAGATTCTGGACGAGAAGGGCAATCCAGTCGTATACACGATCCTGAGTAGCAGGGACCTGACGGATTACGTGCTTTCCCAGATGATAAGGTTCGATCCCAGTAGGAAGCCATACGTTCCAAACAAGGTTCTCGATGCAGAGGTGGCAATCGAGGCGCATGGGGTTCCCGCGATGGGTTACGCGCAGTATCGCCTGGTGCTGAACGAGTGCTCCGCTCGTCCGCTAAGGAAGCTTGACAGGGACGACGTACTGGAGAACGAGTACTACCGGATCTCTATCAACGCTGATGGCACGCTCAGGGTCGAAGACCGTGCGAACGGCTACGTCTACGACCACCAGGCCGTCCTAGTTGAGAGCGGTGATGACGGCGACTCCTTTAACTATTCCCCTCCGATGCAGGATCTGGTGGTCCGCTCGGACGAGGGTAGACCGGAAGTGTCGATCGAGGGCTCCGATATCTACCAAAGGGCCACAATCGACTTCTCCATGAGCGTTCCCAAGGACCTGGGCGAGAGGGCGAGGGGCATCCGCTCTGCCAACCTCTCCGTTCGACTCACCGTTACACTTAGGCGTGGCTCCCGTATCATTGACCTCGAGGTTCATGTCGAGAACCATGTTCTCTCGCATCGCCTGTGCATCCTCTTCGACGCCCAGATGGCGACGAAGTTCAACTTTGCCGATGAGCAGTTCGGGGCCATCAGACGTGAGAACGTGCACGCTCGCGAGATGGCGCTCTACAACGCCTCCCTCGGCAAGGAGAATGAGGACGCGACCGAAGGCGAATCCGCGCTTCCTGCCAACTGGCGTCAGAACGCAGAGACCTGGCAGGAGATGCCGGTTGCGATTGAGCCCACACAGAGCTACGTGGCGCTTGGCAATGGGACGAGAGGCATCGCAGCGCTGCCAAGGGGGGTTCGCGAATACCAGATCGTCGGGGACGAGGAGAACAAGATATGTCTCACCCTGTTCAGGACCTATGGGTTCATGGGAAAGGAGGACCTTCTCTATCGTCCTGGGCGCGCCTCGGGCGAGAGGACGATGGAGACGCCTGACGCACAGCTGCAGGGGCCAATAAACTTCGACCTTGGTTTGCTTCTATTCGACGGTAGTGTCGACGACGAGCGCGTGGCCGAGGAGGCTCGCTCCTACGACGGCGAGCTCCGTGCCTATGAGTATGCCGAGTTCCTCAACGGAAGGCTGATCTTCTCGGAGCCCGAGGTCGACGGGTGGCGCTCTCGGACGGGCTCGCTCTTTGAGCTCGAGGGAGATTCAATCGTCTCCGCGGTGAAGGTTTCAGAAGACTGTGAATCTGATGGGTTCATCATTCGCCTGTTCAACGGCTTCTTTGATAAGGACTCAACAGCGACCCTGAAGTTCTCGCGTCCGGTGAGAGAAGCCTATCTGTGCGACCTCAGGGAGCATCGCAGCGGAGACGTCGCGTTCGAGGACAATTTGGTCAGCTTGCCGAGTCTTGGGCGCTGCAAGTTCCTGACGCTATTCGTGCGGTTGGTCTCCGCAGATTAA
- a CDS encoding transposase, giving the protein MADGGATGLAAAGRRYYCTLCARQGVPVQARDAFWKLSALFPSSFHPDAKDMLASSLAREILAASSERAKLFSKLGRLLQDDKTYRCLLTILGIGPKSASALATSLFLRDSKLAAYCGLVPADHDSGSSIRSQKDARGGNKALKNLLIFSCNSLVGTKRRFGRYYDACVARGMRYNKALKAVARKRLRVIYAVMRDRVPYVEPPVDNVEKSPAMA; this is encoded by the coding sequence ATGGCCGACGGAGGGGCAACAGGGCTTGCCGCTGCAGGCAGGAGGTACTACTGCACGCTGTGCGCGAGACAGGGCGTGCCTGTACAGGCAAGGGATGCCTTCTGGAAGCTGTCCGCGCTCTTCCCCTCGTCCTTCCATCCCGATGCAAAGGACATGCTGGCAAGTAGCCTTGCCAGGGAGATCCTTGCGGCCAGCTCCGAGAGGGCAAAGCTCTTCTCCAAGCTGGGCCGCCTGCTCCAGGACGATAAGACCTACCGCTGCCTGCTCACCATCTTGGGGATAGGCCCCAAGAGCGCCTCGGCGCTCGCCACCTCGCTCTTCCTAAGAGACAGCAAGCTCGCTGCATACTGCGGCCTCGTGCCTGCGGACCACGACTCAGGATCGTCCATCAGGTCGCAGAAGGATGCCCGCGGAGGCAACAAGGCGCTCAAGAACCTCCTCATATTCAGCTGCAACTCCCTCGTGGGGACGAAGAGGCGCTTCGGGAGGTACTACGATGCCTGCGTGGCGCGGGGCATGAGGTACAACAAGGCGCTCAAGGCAGTGGCCCGCAAGAGGTTGCGCGTCATCTATGCAGTGATGCGCGACCGGGTGCCATATGTGGAGCCGCCAGTGGACAATGTAGAAAAATCACCTGCTATGGCTTGA
- a CDS encoding ATP-binding protein, with the protein MFERKLYRTLLDWKNESNGRSALLIEGARRVGKTTLVKAFAANEYESSLFIDFSQVDKDVRDIFNEHRGDIDTLLRMLQLYFGVELVPRHSLVVFDEVQRFPVAREMIKHLVADGRFDYMETGSLISIRKNVQDIVIPSEEERAELWPLDFEEYLWALGRRNLADEIRRCRDAFEPLPDSLHRQCTRLFNEYMLVGGMPQSVSDFIENATFMQSDKTKRQILALYAEDIEKFGAKDARRAYSIFMGIPGQLSQGSKRFKFSSLGKGSRYRQYESALRWLEDAHYVNICRLCNDPNVGFKLTADEGEDSSLKCYMGDTGLLVSSVFDEGAETEQIYRALQFGRLSINRGMFVENVIAQQLRAGGRPLYYYSWNEPPREERKRPRPREIDFLITKGFSDAAGKPRIAPIEAKSTKTYSIISLDDFQKHFASRIGNEFVLHPGQFKRLGNRVYLPLYMSFCI; encoded by the coding sequence ATGTTCGAGAGAAAGCTCTATAGAACGCTGCTCGACTGGAAGAACGAGTCGAATGGCAGAAGCGCGCTGTTGATAGAAGGTGCTCGACGGGTGGGCAAGACCACGCTCGTCAAGGCATTCGCAGCCAATGAATACGAATCGAGCCTCTTCATTGATTTCTCGCAGGTTGATAAAGATGTGCGGGATATCTTCAACGAGCATCGAGGGGATATCGATACGCTCCTGCGCATGCTTCAGCTCTATTTCGGTGTTGAACTGGTTCCTCGTCATTCGCTGGTCGTCTTCGATGAAGTGCAGCGTTTTCCGGTTGCTCGTGAAATGATTAAGCATCTAGTCGCTGATGGCAGATTTGATTACATGGAGACGGGTTCGCTGATTTCCATACGCAAGAATGTCCAGGACATTGTCATTCCTTCGGAGGAGGAGCGTGCGGAGCTGTGGCCGCTTGATTTCGAGGAGTACCTGTGGGCATTAGGGCGCAGGAATCTTGCAGACGAGATTCGCCGCTGCCGAGATGCCTTCGAGCCGCTGCCAGACAGCCTGCATCGTCAATGTACACGACTCTTTAATGAATACATGCTGGTAGGGGGTATGCCGCAATCAGTCAGCGATTTCATTGAGAACGCAACCTTCATGCAAAGCGACAAGACCAAGAGACAGATATTGGCACTCTACGCTGAAGACATCGAGAAATTCGGTGCAAAGGATGCGCGCAGGGCTTACTCCATCTTCATGGGTATTCCGGGTCAGCTCTCTCAGGGGAGCAAACGCTTCAAGTTCTCTTCCTTAGGCAAGGGAAGCCGCTATCGTCAATATGAATCAGCGCTTCGGTGGCTTGAAGACGCACACTATGTGAACATTTGCCGACTATGCAACGATCCAAACGTCGGATTCAAGCTTACCGCAGATGAAGGCGAGGACAGCTCGCTCAAATGCTATATGGGAGATACCGGACTTCTTGTGTCGAGCGTTTTCGACGAGGGAGCAGAAACCGAGCAGATCTATCGTGCTCTGCAGTTTGGCAGGCTCTCCATCAATCGGGGCATGTTCGTAGAGAACGTTATAGCCCAACAGCTACGCGCAGGAGGACGGCCTCTTTACTATTATTCATGGAACGAACCTCCGCGCGAGGAGAGAAAGCGCCCGCGACCGCGAGAGATAGATTTTCTGATAACAAAGGGCTTTTCAGATGCTGCCGGCAAGCCGCGCATTGCACCCATTGAGGCTAAATCCACCAAGACGTATTCGATCATCTCCCTTGATGACTTCCAGAAGCATTTTGCCAGTCGCATTGGCAACGAATTCGTCTTGCACCCGGGCCAGTTTAAAAGACTTGGCAACCGAGTTTATCTCCCGCTCTATATGTCTTTCTGCATCTGA
- a CDS encoding putative quinol monooxygenase yields MRYTGTNDSARKFVQEMETSGTVDTIRKEPGNLRYEYWISFDDPETVLLIDFWVEQAAIDAHYVSPMVKRPLRVCTTSTICT; encoded by the coding sequence GTGAGGTATACGGGGACAAACGACAGCGCGAGGAAGTTCGTCCAGGAAATGGAGACGTCAGGCACGGTCGACACTATCCGCAAGGAGCCTGGCAACCTGAGGTACGAGTACTGGATTTCCTTCGACGACCCCGAGACGGTCCTTCTGATCGATTTCTGGGTCGAACAGGCGGCGATCGATGCGCACTATGTCTCTCCGATGGTGAAAAGGCCATTGCGGGTCTGCACGACAAGTACGATCTGCACATGA
- a CDS encoding YveK family protein codes for MTLLELFRLLKKHLRLVILLPVVCALVVGLYSVFFVRNTYTATASMYVLAQGESSSSTNLYSDLNASQMLTNDVAKLLKSDRIVDQVGSEVGVEELKGYKVDVTSETTSRVITLSVTGSDPQTAADIVNKMIKDVSDVARSVMNIRSVNPINQAQAPISPSGPNRLLYTVVAFLVGLFAAIVIVVVADMLNTRVRGPEDLEELIDVPVIGRIPTIEGGR; via the coding sequence ATGACCTTGCTAGAACTGTTCCGCCTGCTGAAGAAACATCTCAGGCTTGTGATCCTTTTGCCTGTGGTCTGCGCCCTCGTTGTCGGGCTCTATTCCGTCTTCTTCGTGCGCAATACCTATACAGCAACGGCCAGCATGTACGTGTTGGCACAGGGTGAGAGCTCGAGCTCCACGAACCTCTACTCCGACCTCAATGCTTCACAGATGCTCACGAACGATGTCGCGAAGCTCCTGAAGAGCGACCGTATCGTGGACCAGGTAGGTTCCGAGGTGGGCGTGGAGGAGCTCAAGGGCTACAAGGTGGACGTTACGAGCGAGACCACATCCCGTGTCATCACGCTTTCCGTCACTGGGTCCGATCCACAGACGGCAGCAGACATCGTGAACAAGATGATAAAGGACGTCTCAGACGTCGCCCGTTCTGTCATGAACATCCGGTCCGTGAACCCGATCAACCAGGCACAGGCACCGATCTCTCCGTCCGGCCCAAACCGTCTCCTTTATACTGTAGTGGCATTCCTGGTAGGCCTCTTTGCCGCAATCGTAATTGTCGTCGTGGCAGACATGCTCAATACCCGTGTCCGCGGGCCTGAGGATCTTGAGGAGCTCATCGATGTGCCCGTGATCGGCCGCATCCCGACCATCGAAGGGGGACGATGA